The Methanocalculus alkaliphilus genome segment GGTGATGTATCATCACCTGCCGGTGCAACACACCCGGGGCCGGTTGTTGAGGATGCAGGAATCAATACCCCTGATCTGATCATTTATTATTATGCCTGAGCTGGGTGCTCTTCTCTGGGGGTACTCTGTCTGAAGTACAAAGAGAAATCTTCTTTTATCCATCTCCCACATCTGATCATAGACGAAGGTGTCATAATGGAGTACAATGGAGTCATTATTGAGAATACCTACGCAGAAGGGTTCCCGACCTGGGTCTCCCGCGTAATCATAACCGCAGTGACGAAGGAATGGGCCTACAAGGCAGCAGTGGAAGCAACCGGATTTGCGACATCCACCATCGGATGCCCCGCTGAGGCCGGCATCGAGCGGTTCGTTCCTGCAGAAGAGACCCCCGACGGCCGGCCAGGCTATGCCATCCTTATCTGTGTCGGAAAGAAGAAGCTGAAGGAGCAGCTTGTTGAGCGTATCGCCGAGTGTGTTCTGACAGCCCCGACGACTGCGGCATTCAATGGTCTTGATGCAGAAGAGAAACTTCCGGTGAAGCTTCACTTCTTCGGTGACGGGTATGAGTCCAAGGTGACCGTTGGTGACCGTGACTGCTGGTCGATCCCGATCATGGGTGGCGACTTCATCATCGAGGAGGAGTACGGAGCAGTGAAGGGTGTTGCTGGTGGAAACTTCCTGATATTAGGTGAAAACCAGATGGCAGCCCTCGTTGCAGCAGAGGCAGCGGTCGATGCAATCGCCCTCGTACCCGGTGTCATCACCCCCTTCCCCGGTGGCATTGTCTCAAGCGGCTCAAAAGTCGGGAGCAAGAAGTACAAGTTCATGGGAGCCTCCACCAACGAGGCATTCTGTCCGACCATCCGTGAGAAGGTCGAGGGTACCGAAGTTCCTGAAGGTGTCGGTTCGATCTACGAGATCGTCATCGATGGTGTCGATGAGGCAGCCGTGAAGGCAGCGATGGCGGCCGGTGTCAAAGCGGCATGCAAGGTACCTGGTGTCAAACAGATCTCTGCTGGAAACTACGGCGGATCCCTCGGTCCCTTCAAGTTCCAGCTTCATGAACTCTTCTAATCCTTTTTTTCCCGCAGGATCGAACATCTTATATGATCTTGTAGCCGATTATTCTGTTAACGAAATTATCGGCAATAAGAGTGGCTCAGAATCCAATGCCTGACACCTTCCGGGGGTGGCGGCTTCATTCATTCAGCCGATATGATCGTACGACTCACCGTACATTGAATAATCATACTGGCGGCTCATCATGCAGAGTATCAATGACCCCTATTCAATCATATAC includes the following:
- the fhcD gene encoding formylmethanofuran--tetrahydromethanopterin N-formyltransferase is translated as MEYNGVIIENTYAEGFPTWVSRVIITAVTKEWAYKAAVEATGFATSTIGCPAEAGIERFVPAEETPDGRPGYAILICVGKKKLKEQLVERIAECVLTAPTTAAFNGLDAEEKLPVKLHFFGDGYESKVTVGDRDCWSIPIMGGDFIIEEEYGAVKGVAGGNFLILGENQMAALVAAEAAVDAIALVPGVITPFPGGIVSSGSKVGSKKYKFMGASTNEAFCPTIREKVEGTEVPEGVGSIYEIVIDGVDEAAVKAAMAAGVKAACKVPGVKQISAGNYGGSLGPFKFQLHELF